Proteins from a genomic interval of Chanodichthys erythropterus isolate Z2021 chromosome 8, ASM2448905v1, whole genome shotgun sequence:
- the LOC137024882 gene encoding tripartite motif-containing protein 16-like: MAEARISQDEFMCSVCLDLLKDPVTTSCGHSYCKICITGCWDQEDKKRVYSCPQCSQTFSPRPALAKNTILAEMVEKMKKIKLPADCYTEEVQCDVCTERKHKAVKSCLVCLNSYCQNHLEQHETFFKGKRHNLTEATRRLQEMICQKHDKILEVFCRTDQKCICVLCTMDEHKNHDTVSAAAQRTEKQHQLKEMQRLFQQRIQQREKDLQQLREAVESHKRSAQTAVEDSERIFTELIRSIERSRSEATQRIRDQEKTAVSRAEGRLERLEQEINDLRRRDAELEQLSHTQDHIHFLQSFQSLSAPPESTDVNDDPFSSLSSFDGVRESVHQLRDKLEDFCKEELKKISDRGKVLEIHLLSEIVPRTRNDFLLYSHQLNLDLNTVNKHLRLSEGNRMITYTDTEQSYPDHPDRFDGYLQVLCRESVCGRCYWEIEWSVAVFISVSYKSISRKGSGKECLFGSNDQSWSLSCSSSSYSFRHSNIKTDLPVKSIISRIGVYVDHSAGTLSFYNVSGDTMILIHTVQTTFTQPLYPGFTVSGSSVKLC, from the exons ATGGCAGAAGCCAGAATTTCGCAGGATGAGTTCATGTGTTCGGTGTGTCTGGATCTCCTGAAGGATCCAGTGACCACTTCCtgtggacacagttactgtaAGATCTGTATTACAGGCTGCTGGGATCAGGAGGATAAGAAGAGAGTCTACAGCTGCCCTCAGTGCAGTCAGACCTTCAGTCCAAGACCTGCTCTAGCTAAAAACACCATTCTGGCTGAAATGGTGGAGAAAATGAAGAAGATTAAACTTCCTGCTGACTGTTACACTGAAGAAGTGCAGTGTGACGTCTGTACtgaaagaaaacacaaagccGTCAAGTCCTGTCTGGTGTGTCTGAATTCTTACTGTCAGAATCACCTTGAACAACATGAGACCTTCTTTAAAGGAAAGAGACACAATCTGACTGAAGCCACTAGACGACTGCAGGAGATGATCTGCCAGAAACACGACAAGATCCTTGAGGTTTTCTGCCGCACTGATCAGAAGTGTATATGTGTGCTGTGTACGATGGATGAACATAAAAACCACGACACTGTATCAGCTGCAGCacagaggacagagaaacag CACCAGCTGAAGGAGATGCAGAGGTTGTTCCAGCAGAGGatccagcagagagagaaagatcttCAGCAGCTGAGAGAGGCTGTGGAGTCTCATAAG CGCTCTGCACAGACAGCAGTGGAGGACAGTGAGAGGATCTTCACTGAGCTCATCCGCTCCATTGAGAGAAGCCGCTCTGAGGCCACACAGCggatcagagatcaggaaaagactgcagtgagtcgagctgaaggacgactggagcgactggagcaggagatcaatgatctgaggaggagagacgctgagctggagcagctttcacacacacaggatcACATCCATTTCCTGCAG agTTTCCAGTCTCTCTCAGCTCCTCCTGAATCTACAGACGTAAATGACGATcccttcagttctctctcctctttTGATGGTGTGAGAGAATCTGTCCATCAGCTGAGAGACAAACTGGAGGATTTCTGCAAAGAGGAGCTGAAGAAGATCTCTGACAGAGGTAAAGTCCTGGAGATTCATCTGCTCTCAGAA ATTGTTCCCAGAACCAGGAACGACTTCCTACTAT attcccatcagctcaatctggatctgaacacagtgAATAAACACCTCCGTCTGTCTGAGGGGAACAGAATGATTACTTACACTGACACAGAGCAGTcatatcctgatcatccagacagatttgatggATATCttcaggtgttgtgtagagagagtgtgtgtggacgctgttactgggagattgagtggagtGTTGCTGTGtttatatcagtgtcatataagagcatcagcaggaagggaTCGGGTAAAGAGTGTTTGTTTGGATctaatgatcagtcctggagtttgtCTTGCTCTTCCTCCAGTTACTCATTCAGACACAGTAACATAAAGACTGATCTCCCAGTAAAGTCCATCATCAGtagaataggagtgtatgtggatcacagtgcaggaactctgtccttctacaacgtctctggagacacaatgatcctcatccacacagtccagaccacattcactcaaccgctCTATCCTGGGTTTACTGTTTCTGGATCATCGGTGAAACTGTGTTGA